Genomic DNA from Leucobacter triazinivorans:
CGAGGATCTCGTCCACGGCCTCCCGGGATTCGCGCGAGAGCGCGATCAGCACCTGCGCCGTGGTCTTCGCGTCGGCGACGGTCTTGTCCGTGAAGGTGGCGAAGTACTCCCGGGTGAGCACCATGAAGAAGATCTGCTCATCCCAGACGACGCAGGCCGCGTTCTCGTCCGTGAAGAGCGGATTGATCTCGCATCCGAGTGCCGTGTAGAAGGCTTGGGACCGCTCGAGGTCGTCGGTGGCGATGTTGACGAAGATCTGCGTACTCATTCGATTCCTCCCGCTGCGACCGCCTCGGGTGTGCGGCACACTCGACAGGGTCGCACCATCGACCGCGCAGGTCAATGCGCTCCGGGGGATCTCGCGTCGCTGCTCAGCCGTCGAGCGCGCGCAACTCGAGCTCGCCGGGCTCGCGCACGCCGGCGCGCACGGTGGCGAAACTCGTGAACCCCTCTCCCGCCACTCGCGCGAGCAGCGTCTTCATGTTCTTCTGCCGCTTCTCGAGCCGCACGCGGTGCCCCTGCGCCACGAGCTCGCGCTTGAGGGCGAACAGCTCGTCGAAGGCGACGTCGGCGTCGTGCACCAGCACGACCGCTTCGGGTCCCGTCCGCTCGGGCAGGTCGATGAGGTCCACCACGCGTTCGAACCCGATGGAGAAGCCGACCGCGGGCACGTCTTGCCCGAGGAAGCGCCCCACCATGCCGTCGTAGCGGCCGCCGCCGCCCACCGAGCTGCCCGATCCCGGGTGCGCCACCTCGAAGATCGTGCCGGTGTAGTAGCCCATTCCGCGCACGAGCGTGGGGTCGAAGCGCACCGAGACGCCCTCGGGCAGGGCGCCGTTCAGGGCGTCGCCGAGGGTCGCCAGGCTCTCGATGCCGGTCGCCGCGCCCGGGTTCTCGGCCGCGCCGGGCAGCGACGCCTCGATCGCGGCGCGCTCGAGCGGGATCCCGCCCCCCTCGAGCGCCGGTTCGACGGCCGCGAGCACCTCGCCGAGCCGCTCGGCGGAGGCCGCGTCGATCTCGCGCAGCTCGTCGACCACGCCGGCCGCACCGATCTTGTCGAGCTTGTCGACGGTGATGAGCGCGCGATCGTGGGTGTCCGCGGGGAAGCCGCAGTGCTCGAGGAGCCCGAAGAGGATGCGCCGGTCGTTCACGCGGATCACGCAGCCCTGCAGCCCCAGCTCGGCGAGCGCCTGCGAGGTCGCGGTGATGAGCTCGATCTCGGCCAGCAGCCCCGGCTCGCCGATGATGTCGATGTCGGCCTGCACGAACTGGCGGTAGCGCCCCTTCTGCGGGCGCTCGGCGCGCCACACCGGCGCGATCTGGATCGCGCGGAAGACCGGCGGCAGCTCGGCGCGGTGGCTCGCGTAGAAGCGGGTCAGCGGCACGGTGAGGTCGAAGCGCAGGCCGAGATCGGCGAGCTGCTCGGCGTTGCCGGCCTCGGTGGCCGCCTGCAGCTGCTCCGGGCGGATGCCGCGCTTCAGGATCGAGAAGCTGAGCTTCTCGTTGTCGCCCCCCAGCCCGGCGTGCAGACGCGCGTAGTCCTCGACCACCGGGGTCTCGATCTCGTCGAAGCCGTGGGCGCGGTAGACGCGCTTGATGATGCCGAGCGCGTGCTCGCGGCGGGCCTTGTCTGCGGGGAGGAAGTCGCGCATGCCGCGCGGCGGGTTCACGGGGTTGGCCATGGTCACCTATTCTTCCATGCCCGCGGTGCATGCCTGTTCCTCGGCCATGCCCGCGGCGCACTCCCGTTCCGCAGCCAAACCAGGAGTCGCGTTGTGCCGCTCTCCCCGAAGCGATGCGGCCATTTGCGACTCCCACCTCGTGGAGATGCCGCTATCCCCCGCGGCCGTGCGGCCAGGTACAGCTCTCGGCTCATGCGCGAACGCGGAGTCTCAGATGGCTGCTTCAGCTGAAATCAAGCAGCCATCTGGGACTCCGCTTCGAGGCGGTACCGCTGCAACCATCAAGAGACTTCAACTTGTATCACTCATGGAATACAAGTTGTGCTAGGTTTGCGACACAAGATAGATCTCTCATCGGAAAGGCGCTCATGGACGTCACGTATTGGTACCGCATCGTGCTCGGGTTCATCCCGACGCCGGTGATCGAGGCTCCGATCCTCATCGGCCTCGCGCTCTTCGCGCTCACCTGGCTGAGCCGCGGCCCGTGGGTCACCCTGCCGGGAGACGCCCATCGCCGCTTGCTACTGACGCGGATCGGGATCTGGGGCTCGCTCTCCATCGTCGCCGTCGCCACGACGGTCGGCCTTGTCGCCGCGTTCGCGGGATACGATCCGACCGGCGTCGCCGGGTGGTGGCGCCGCCCCGCTCCCGTCATCGCCGCCGCCCTGGCGATCGGGGTCGCCGCCCTGCTCCTCGCACGCGAACCGCTTCCCGCCCCCGGCGAACGAGCGATCACGCCTCGTCGCCACTGGTGGAGCTTCGCACCGAAGGGACAGCTCTGGCTCGCGATCGGTTCGGCGGTACTGCTCACCCTCACCTCCGTCTGGCAGGGCTTCACCACCACTCTGCTGCCGACCGGGGCGCAGATGATCGGCCGCCCGACCTCAGACGGCGGGACACTGATCACCTCGGTCGCCCCCGAGGATCGGATCCTGCCCGACGGCCCCTTCGTCGATAATCCCTCAGGCGGTGGGTGGCTGAACAACGGCGTAACCCTGGCCGTGCTCGCCATTCTCTTCGCGATCCTCATCACCGCGCTCGCCCAAGACGCCAACAGGCCGATCCCCGCGCGCAGCAGCGCACCCGGCATCCGCGAGTCACGCGAGGCGACCGCCAAGATACTCGTCGCGCTCGCACTCGGCGGCACGATCATCACACTCGGCATGCTGTGGATGTTCGTGGGCTACCTCGGCGGCTGGCAGGTCACAGTCGAGGCCTCGAACGACTCAGCTCCGGGACTGCCGCAGGACGAACTCGGACTCATCTCTCTCACCCCAGATTTCGCGGGCTTCGCAGGGATTTTCCGCTTCGGAGGCTGGTTCCTGCAGGGTATCGGCGTCGCACTGCTGCTGCGGCTCGCGGTCGACATCTGGCGCACGAACCGTCGGAGAGACGCGCAGGACTCTGAACGCGCTCACGAGGATCCCACGACTTCCTCCCCCACCGCGGCCGAGGCAGCGCGATGACACCCGTGAACCCGGACTCCCCGGCCCCGCGCACGGCCGACGACATCGCCGAACTGTTCCGCGGCGCGATCCGGTCCGGTCAGCTGGGCGACGGCGAGCGCCTGCCCACCGTTCGCCAGACCGCGCGGGACTTCGGGATCGCGCAGGGCACCGCGGCGAAGGCCTACCGGGCGCTCGAGCAGGAGGGGCTCGTCGCCACCCGCACCGCCGCCGGCACCCGCGTGGCTCCCGGCGCCTCGCGCGCTGCGGGCGTCGTGGTCGAGCGCGCCCGTGCGCTCGCCGAGGCGGCCCAGGCCGAGGGCACCGGCTTCGACGACGCGGTCGCGGTGCTCCGCGCGGTGTGGTCCGCCCCGGCGGAGTGATCCCGGGCCGCACCCAGCCCGCGCCCCGCAGACCCGGCCGCGTACTCGGCGAAACCGAGCCCTTTCTCTGAAACCGACATCTCCAGCGCCGACAATTCGCGCGGTTTGGAACATCGGGCTCGGTTTCGCGACGGAGCACGAGGATCCGAGGCAGGACCGCACCGCGGCGCGGCACCGGTCCGCCAGCACCGCGCCGCGCCGCTAGTGCTTCACCGGCGGCTCCGCACCGTACCCGGTGAGCGCCCGCACCTCCATCTCGGCTGCGAGCTTCGGCGACTCCCGCCCGGGATCGGTGACCGATCCCAGCCAGCCGAGGAAGAAGCCCAACGGGATCGAGATGATGCCCGGGTTCTTGAGCGGGAAGATCGCGAAGTCGACGCCGGCCCCGAGCATGGCCGTCTCGTTGCCCGAGACGACGGGCGAGAACGCGATGAGCAGCACGGCCGAGAGCAGTCCGCCGATCATCGACCACACCGCTCCGCGCGTCGTGAACCTCGACCAGAACAGCGAGTACAGGATCGTCGGCAGATTCGCCGACGCGGCCACAGCGAACGCGAGCGCCACCAGGAACGCGATGTTCTGCCCCTGCACCCCGATGCCGCCGAGGATCGCGAGCCCGCCGATCACCAGCGTCGTGATCTTCGCCACCTTCACCTCCTGCTTCGGCGAGGCCTGCCCCTTCTTCAGCACGCTGTTGTAGACGTCGTGCGCGAACGAGGCCGAAGCGGTGATGGTGAGGCCCGCGACGACGGCGAGGATCGTCGCGAACGCCACCGCCGAGATGAAGCCGAGCAGCAGCGGCCCGCCGAGGTGCAGCGCGAGCAGCGGCGCAGCCGAGTTCTGGCCCCCGGGAGCCGACGCGATCGTCTCGGGCCCGACGAGCGCGGCGGCGCCGTATCCCAGCACGAGGGTGAAGAGGTAGAAGATGCCGATCAGCCAGATCGCCCACACGACCGAGCGGCGGGCCTCGCGCGCGGTCGGCACGGTGTAGAAGCGCATGAGCACGTGCGGCAGTCCCGCGGTGCCGAGCACGAGCGCGAGGGCGAGCGACACGAAGTCGATCGGGTTCGCGCCGTACTGCAGGCCGGGGGCGAGGATCGCCGCGCCGTTCGCGTTCTCCGGGTTCTCCACAGCGGCCTCGAGCACCGCGCCGAAGCTGAAGCCCTTCAGCGCGAGCACCCACACCGTCATCGCGCCGGCGCCCGCGATGAGCAGCACCGCCTTGATGATCTGCACCCAGGTGGTGCCCTTCATCCCGCCGATGAGCACGTAGAGGATCATCACGACGCCGACCACCGCGATCACGAGCGACTGTCCGAGCGTGTCGTCGATCCCGAGCAGCAGCGAGACGAGCCCGCCCGCGCCTGCCATCTGCGCGAGCAGGTAGAAGAAGGACACCGCGAGCGTGGTGAGCGCCGCCGCCATGCGCACCGGCCGCTGCCGCAGGCGGAACGAGAGCACGTCGGCCATGGTGAACTTCGCGGTGTTGCGCATCAGCTCGGCGACGAGCAGCAGCGCCACGAGCCACGCGACGAGAAAGCCGATGGAGTACATGAACCCGTCGTAGCCGTTGATGGCGATCGCACCGCAGATGCCGAGGAAGGATGCGGCCGAGAGGTAGTCGCCCGCGATCGCGAGCCCGTTCTGCCGGCCCGAGAACGAGCGACCGCCGGCGTAGAAGTCGGCAGCGCTCTTGTTGCTGCGACTGGCCCGGATCACGATCACCATGGTGACCGCGACGAAGGAGAGGAAGATCGCGATGTTGAGCACCGGGTTCTGCTGCCCGGTGGATTGCTCGAGGTGCAGGATCGTCGCGTTCATCGGGGGCCCTCCTCGGTCTCTGCGGAGCCGCCCGGGACGGTTCCCGGCGACCCGTCGGCGATGCGCTCGAGCTCGGCTCGCAGCTCAGTGGTCGCCGGATCCAGCTTCCGATTCGCGAACGAGACGTACCACATGGTGATCCCGAAGGTCGTGACGAACTGGGCGAGGCCGAACCAGAGACCGATGTTCAAACCGAGGAACGGTCGCGCCATGAGATCGTGCGCATATGCGGCGAGCAGCACGTAGAGCAGAAACCAGACCATGAACGCCGCTGCGAGCGGGAAGACGAAGCGCCGGAAGCGGTGCTTGTACTCCTGGAACTCGGGGCGCACCTGGAACGCCTCGTAGTCGATGGGTGCACCCTCTTCGAGCGCACGGGAATCGGTGGACATGGGGCCTCCTTGCCTCATGGGGAATTTCGGGGAATGAGATTTCGGCTCGGCTCCGCCTCGCTCGATCAGCGCTGCCGGCCGGGCGCGCGTCAGCGCGGCACGGCCACCGTCTGCGTCGCGGGCGCCGAAACAGTGGCGGCGAGGGCCTCGATCAGCGCGTCGACGACACCGGGATCCTCGATCGTCGCAGGCACCGTATAGGGCTCGCCGTCGACGATCTGGCGCATGGTCTTGCGCAGGATCTTGCCCGAGCGGGTCTTCGGAAGGCGGTCGACGATCGTCACGTCGCGGAAGGCGGCGACCGGACCGATGCGTTCGCGCACCAGCCGCACGAGTTGCCCGGCGAGTTCCTCGCGCACCACGGTCTCGCCGTGCTTCAGCGTGACGAAGCCCGCGGCCCGCTGGCCCTTGAGGTCGTCGTGCACGCCGATCACCGCGCACTCGGCGACGGCGGGGTGGGCCGTGAGCACCTCCTCCAGCTGTCCCGTCGATAGACGGTGCCCCGCCACGTTGATCACGTCGTCCGTGCGCCCCATGACGAACAGGTAACCGTCCTCGTCGAAGTGGCCGGCGTCGCCGGTGGCGTAGTAACCGGGGAACGCCGAGAGGTAGGAGTCGACGAAGCGCTGTCGGCTGCCCCAGATCTCGAGCAGCGCGCCGGGCGGCAGCGGCAGGCGGATCGCGATGTTCCCCTCGACGCCCGGCGCGGTGATGTCGCGTCCCGTCGAATCCACGACGCGCACGTCGAACCCGGGCATGGGCAGCGAGGTGGATCCGGCCTTCGCCGGCAGTGTCTCGATGCCGAGCGGGTTCGCGCAGATGGGCCAGCCCGTCTCGGTCTGCCACCAGTGGTCCACCACGGGCACGCGCAGCCCGTCGTTCACCCAGTGCCAGGTCTCGGGATCCATGCGCTCGCCGGCGAGGTAGACGGCGCGCAGCGACGAGAGGTCGTACCCCGCGAGCGCATCGAGCTCGGGATCCTCCCGCCGGATGGCGCGCAGCGCGGTGGGCGCCGTCGAGAGGATCTTGGCCCGATACTCCGAGAGCACGCGCCAGAAGGCGCCCGCGTCTGGCGTGCCGACCGGTTTGCCCTCGTAGAGCACGGTCGTGCCACCGGCGAGCAGCGGGCCGTACACGATGAAGGAGTGGCCCACGACCCAGCCGACGTCGGAGGCGGTGAAGATCGTGTCGCCGGGCCCGAAGTCGTAGATGTTGCGCATGGCCCACGAGAGGGCCACCGCGTAGCCGCCGCTGTCGCGCACGACGCCCTTCGGGCTGCCGGTCGTGCCGGAGGTGTAGAGGATGTACAGCGGATCCTCGGAGCGCATCGGCACGGGGTCGGCGAGCGCGGCATCGGCCTCGAGCGACGCCCAGTCGTGCCACGCGATCTCGCGGTCTTCGGCGTAGTCGGCCGCCGATCCGGGCACCGCCTCGCGGTCGTGCACGATCACGGTCTCCACGCTCGACGCACCGCCCCCGCAGATGTCGAGCGCGCTGCGCACGAGCGGCAGGTAGGCGACGGTGCGGTTCGGCTCGATCCCGCCGGAGGAGGTCACCACCGCTCTCGGCTTCGCGTCCTGGATGCGCACGGCGAGCTCGTTCGCCGCGAAGCCGCCGAAGACGACGGAGTGGATCGCGCCGATGCGGGCGCAGGCCAGCATCGCGATCACGGCCTCCGGGGTCATCGGGCAGTAGATCAGCACCCGATCGCCGGCCGCGACGCCGACGGCCCGCAGGGCGCCCGCGAAGCGGGCGACGCGATCCCGCAGCTCAGCGTAGCTGAATCGCGCACGGGTGCCGGTCATCGCGGAGTCGTAGATCAGCGCGGTGTCGTCACCGCGACCGGCCGCCACGTGCCGATCGAGCGCGTTCGCGCAGACGTTCGTCCGCCCGCCGGGGAACC
This window encodes:
- a CDS encoding VOC family protein → MSTQIFVNIATDDLERSQAFYTALGCEINPLFTDENAACVVWDEQIFFMVLTREYFATFTDKTVADAKTTAQVLIALSRESREAVDEILAAGLAAGGSEPKDPQDLGFMYSRDLEDPDGNVLEFLYMDPAAAEDGPDAFTPVDA
- the hisS gene encoding histidine--tRNA ligase, which translates into the protein MANPVNPPRGMRDFLPADKARREHALGIIKRVYRAHGFDEIETPVVEDYARLHAGLGGDNEKLSFSILKRGIRPEQLQAATEAGNAEQLADLGLRFDLTVPLTRFYASHRAELPPVFRAIQIAPVWRAERPQKGRYRQFVQADIDIIGEPGLLAEIELITATSQALAELGLQGCVIRVNDRRILFGLLEHCGFPADTHDRALITVDKLDKIGAAGVVDELREIDAASAERLGEVLAAVEPALEGGGIPLERAAIEASLPGAAENPGAATGIESLATLGDALNGALPEGVSVRFDPTLVRGMGYYTGTIFEVAHPGSGSSVGGGGRYDGMVGRFLGQDVPAVGFSIGFERVVDLIDLPERTGPEAVVLVHDADVAFDELFALKRELVAQGHRVRLEKRQKNMKTLLARVAGEGFTSFATVRAGVREPGELELRALDG
- a CDS encoding GntR family transcriptional regulator codes for the protein MTPVNPDSPAPRTADDIAELFRGAIRSGQLGDGERLPTVRQTARDFGIAQGTAAKAYRALEQEGLVATRTAAGTRVAPGASRAAGVVVERARALAEAAQAEGTGFDDAVAVLRAVWSAPAE
- a CDS encoding cation acetate symporter, encoding MNATILHLEQSTGQQNPVLNIAIFLSFVAVTMVIVIRASRSNKSAADFYAGGRSFSGRQNGLAIAGDYLSAASFLGICGAIAINGYDGFMYSIGFLVAWLVALLLVAELMRNTAKFTMADVLSFRLRQRPVRMAAALTTLAVSFFYLLAQMAGAGGLVSLLLGIDDTLGQSLVIAVVGVVMILYVLIGGMKGTTWVQIIKAVLLIAGAGAMTVWVLALKGFSFGAVLEAAVENPENANGAAILAPGLQYGANPIDFVSLALALVLGTAGLPHVLMRFYTVPTAREARRSVVWAIWLIGIFYLFTLVLGYGAAALVGPETIASAPGGQNSAAPLLALHLGGPLLLGFISAVAFATILAVVAGLTITASASFAHDVYNSVLKKGQASPKQEVKVAKITTLVIGGLAILGGIGVQGQNIAFLVALAFAVAASANLPTILYSLFWSRFTTRGAVWSMIGGLLSAVLLIAFSPVVSGNETAMLGAGVDFAIFPLKNPGIISIPLGFFLGWLGSVTDPGRESPKLAAEMEVRALTGYGAEPPVKH
- a CDS encoding DUF485 domain-containing protein, producing the protein MSTDSRALEEGAPIDYEAFQVRPEFQEYKHRFRRFVFPLAAAFMVWFLLYVLLAAYAHDLMARPFLGLNIGLWFGLAQFVTTFGITMWYVSFANRKLDPATTELRAELERIADGSPGTVPGGSAETEEGPR
- a CDS encoding AMP-binding protein, producing MIAPELQESGGEYRVIAQRSRDDREGFWLEAAARIDWSVPPSAALEERSETEWRWFPGGRTNVCANALDRHVAAGRGDDTALIYDSAMTGTRARFSYAELRDRVARFAGALRAVGVAAGDRVLIYCPMTPEAVIAMLACARIGAIHSVVFGGFAANELAVRIQDAKPRAVVTSSGGIEPNRTVAYLPLVRSALDICGGGASSVETVIVHDREAVPGSAADYAEDREIAWHDWASLEADAALADPVPMRSEDPLYILYTSGTTGSPKGVVRDSGGYAVALSWAMRNIYDFGPGDTIFTASDVGWVVGHSFIVYGPLLAGGTTVLYEGKPVGTPDAGAFWRVLSEYRAKILSTAPTALRAIRREDPELDALAGYDLSSLRAVYLAGERMDPETWHWVNDGLRVPVVDHWWQTETGWPICANPLGIETLPAKAGSTSLPMPGFDVRVVDSTGRDITAPGVEGNIAIRLPLPPGALLEIWGSRQRFVDSYLSAFPGYYATGDAGHFDEDGYLFVMGRTDDVINVAGHRLSTGQLEEVLTAHPAVAECAVIGVHDDLKGQRAAGFVTLKHGETVVREELAGQLVRLVRERIGPVAAFRDVTIVDRLPKTRSGKILRKTMRQIVDGEPYTVPATIEDPGVVDALIEALAATVSAPATQTVAVPR